One Candidatus Omnitrophota bacterium genomic window, CTTTGCCTCTGGCTTTGGGACTGGAGGACTTGTCTTCTTGTCTCCCAATCTCCTCTGGTGGGCTACGCTTCGCTTTGAGCCCACCCTACAAACATGTCGCCTTGTCTCCCTATCNNNNNNNNNNNNNNNNNNNNNNNNNNNNNNNNNNNNNNNNNNNNNNNNNNNNNNNNNNNNNNNNNNNNNNNNNNNNNNNNNNNNNNNNNNNNNNNNNNNNGCGGGCTATGCTTCTTTGCCTCTGGCTTTGGGACTGGAGGACTTGTCTTCTTGTCTCCCAATCTCCTCTGGTGGGCTACGCTTCGCTTTGAGCCCACCCTACAAACATGTCGCCTTGTCTCCCTATCACCAGTCTCCTCTGGTGGGCTACGCTTCGCTTTGAGCCCACCCTACAAACATGTCGCCTTGTCTCCCTATCGCCGTTTTAAGTCCGCCCTACATACATACATATACGTTTATCTGTGCGGATGAATGGAAATAAGGATTAGAAAGGAAGGTTGGTTCGATTTGACGAAAAATCAAGATGCGTAATGCGTATTTTAGACAATTCCATAGGATGGCCTATTCATGGATAAGCGGTACTAGGCCATTTTTACAATTTTCGAACGCATGGCTTTGGGACAGATTTCATCCTCTTTTTCGAGGATGCGTTCGTACAGGTCTTCATATTGCGAAGTAATGCTATCGACTTGGAAATGTTCGAGAATTCTGCGCCGGCCCGCTTTTCCCATGCGTTCCTTCAAACCGGGCGTCGCCAGGATGCGGATGGCCGCTTCCGTCAAACCCTGAATGCAACCGGCGGGCGCCAAGAGGCCGGTAACGCCGTCTTCCACTACTTCCGGCACGCCGCCGACGCGCGTCGCCACTACGGGAACTTCGCAGGCCATCGCTTCCGCAATAGTCATCCCGAAGGATTCCGTTTGCGATGCCGATATCAGCAGGTCCGCCTCTTGCAACGTGGCCGCTACGTCGGTTTGCGCTCCCCGGAACTCTACTTTTTCCCGCAGCCCCAGCCGGTCGATCAATTGTTCCGCCGCTAGACGATCGGGACCGTCTCCCACCAGAATCAAACGGACGGGTAATACAGCCGAAATCAGATCGAATACTTTAATGATATCCGGCAACCGTTTTACGGGGCGGAAATTGCTGATGTGAACGATATTTTTCGGGGCGCAGAAACACTTTGTTTTTTTGTCCGGCAGCGGGGCGAACCTGTCCGTATCGATGGGATTGTAGATCACGTGGATATCCCGGCCGATTTCGAACTGCCGCAGGGTGGATTGCTTGAGATATTCGCTGACGGCGGTAACAACGTCGCTGGAATCGATGCTGAATTCCACGATGGATTTGTAGGAGGGCATTTGCCCTACTAGTTCCGTATCGGTGCCGTGCAAAGTAGTAACGACTTTCAACTTTTGCTCTCCCCGGCTGCAAAGCATATGCTTCGCCAACAGCGCCGAGGTGGAATGGGGGATGGCGTAATGGACATGAAGAATGTCGAGTGGATCGAGGCGGCTGGTTTCGTAGATGCTGGAGGCCAAGGCAAGCGTATAAGGCGGAAAACGGAAAAGAGGATAGAGAGGAACGTCGACGTGATGAAAATGAAACTGATCCGTAATGCCTTCCAATTTATAAGGCACGTCATAACTGAAGAAATGAATTTGATGCCCGCGCCGCGAAAGGGCAATGCCCAGTTCCGTGGCCACGATGCCGCTGCCGCCGATGGATGGATAACATACGATTCCGATTTTCATGATTTGTCCCCTGCGGCGCCGCCGCCGATCTTATATAGGTAGAGTTTGCCTTGATTTGGCATTCTTTCCAGGGGAACGCGGAAATGGCGAGCGTCAATGCAAGGGAAGGGAAGAATCAATGCGAGTTCGATTTACATCGGCTTCTCTTTCTCTTTTTCATTTAAATTGATTTTTCTTCTCCGCATGACGGCCTCGCGCAGGATGAACTCAATCTGGCTGTTGACGCTGCGCAATTCCTGCGCCGCCCAGGAATTGAGTTCATCCCATAGCCGAGGATCCAATCGCAAGAGAAAACTTTTTCGATTCGACATTGCAAACAACCTTAAAAAAACGATGGATCAAAAAACGCGCCCCATCCTACTTTTTCGAATCAGCTATACAGCGTCCCCGTATTCACAATCGGATGGGCGGCTTCTTCTCCGCAGAGAACGACGAGCAGATTGCTGATCATGGCCGCCTTGCGTTCGTCGTCCAACTCGATGATGTGTTTTTCGCTGAGATGCTTCAGCGCCATTTCCACCATGCCCACCGCCCCTTCGACGATCAATTTCCGCGCCGCGATGACCGCCTGCGCTTGTTGCCGCCGCAACATGGCCCCGGCGATTTCGGAAGCGTATGCTAGGTGGCTGATGCGCGCTTCCTGGACTTCGACGCCGGCGCGCGCGAGCCGTTCTTGCAGTTCTTTTTGCAATTCGCGATTCACTTCATCCGTCCCTTGCCGCAGGGAAACCACTTCATCTTCCGAATCGTAAGGATAGCGTCCCGCCAGATGGCGCACCGCCGCTTCGCTTTGCACTTCCACGTAATCTTCGTAGTCGTCTACGTCGAAGAGAGCTTCCGCTGTATTGCGCACTCGCCACACCACGACGGCGGCGA contains:
- a CDS encoding SPFH domain-containing protein, coding for MTQEIEKKSISGWLMLLPSIIVLALIVWFINQGIHTAIAQGNPWEFLYAGICLIVFILLCIGFFILNPNQAGAILLFGHYLGTVKTNGFCWRNPFAIVKKISLRARNLNGEKLKVNDNHGNPIEIAAVVVWRVRNTAEALFDVDDYEDYVEVQSEAAVRHLAGRYPYDSEDEVVSLRQGTDEVNRELQKELQERLARAGVEVQEARISHLAYASEIAGAMLRRQQAQAVIAARKLIVEGAVGMVEMALKHLSEKHIIELDDERKAAMISNLLVVLCGEEAAHPIVNTGTLYS
- the bshA gene encoding N-acetyl-alpha-D-glucosaminyl L-malate synthase BshA; the encoded protein is MKIGIVCYPSIGGSGIVATELGIALSRRGHQIHFFSYDVPYKLEGITDQFHFHHVDVPLYPLFRFPPYTLALASSIYETSRLDPLDILHVHYAIPHSTSALLAKHMLCSRGEQKLKVVTTLHGTDTELVGQMPSYKSIVEFSIDSSDVVTAVSEYLKQSTLRQFEIGRDIHVIYNPIDTDRFAPLPDKKTKCFCAPKNIVHISNFRPVKRLPDIIKVFDLISAVLPVRLILVGDGPDRLAAEQLIDRLGLREKVEFRGAQTDVAATLQEADLLISASQTESFGMTIAEAMACEVPVVATRVGGVPEVVEDGVTGLLAPAGCIQGLTEAAIRILATPGLKERMGKAGRRRILEHFQVDSITSQYEDLYERILEKEDEICPKAMRSKIVKMA